The following are from one region of the Magallana gigas chromosome 6, xbMagGiga1.1, whole genome shotgun sequence genome:
- the LOC117689064 gene encoding cholecystokinin receptor type A — MNWTELTDLAQSVAATGSTMDWTTEVGSYSSTLGGQALSTPVNTPGTDYYNGSKPTLDLARRLTTPGNDVVVLTAEDLNAREVPLNTPALVYTILLLIIGLPGNSVVLYVYTQKWGRSSTRTFILGLAILDLVNCLVTYPMEIALLTRPLLFDFPVLCKVTRFATYGCNTASGLVLIAIAVDRYQRICRPLSKPMTTRTAKIVIFCAIGVAVVFLWPALVLYGTKSIPVSRTVVLKLCQIQDNFYVTVYPLVFFVFNGVCTVIIFLILTVIYLLVGIKVCRLRTFRSKSCSVTSISEFTDEDDQLYLGNCKGAKNSERELQPLKGKKRRPENGSKDDIPPAPGAIKVALKTTSDTLKKARKSVTDKRFRRVSKTTIMLFLVTLLYVICFTPFLGIVFHRTIHKDAFMTMTRSEKMAFNVILRSYLLNCAINPIIYSFCNDLFRKECAYLFKKLFRKN, encoded by the coding sequence ATGAACTGGACAGAATTAACAGACCTCGCCCAGTCTGTAGCCGCTACAGGGTCTACCATGGACTGGACCACTGAGGTTGGAAGCTATAGCTCGACTCTCGGTGGACAAGCCTTATCTACACCGGTTAACACACCAGGGACTGACTATTATAATGGGTCTAAGCCCACATTAGACCTAGCCAGGCGCCTTACTACCCCCGGAAATGACGTAGTGGTACTGACGGCCGAGGACTTGAATGCCCGGGAAGTCCCCCTTAACACCCCGGCGCTGGTCTACACAATTTTACTTCTCATCATTGGACTTCCTGGGAActctgttgttttgtatgtataCACCCAGAAATGGGGGAGAAGTTCCACTCGAACGTTTATCCTAGGCTTAGCCATACTGGACTTAGTGAACTGCCTTGTGACGTATCCCATGGAGATCGCGCTGTTGACACGCCCTTTATTGTTTGACTTCCCGGTCCTTTGTAAGGTGACCCGCTTCGCGACTTACGGGTGCAACACGGCCAGTGGACTGGTTCTCATAGCTATCGCAGTGGACAGGTACCAGCGCATCTGTAGACCTCTCAGTAAACCAATGACGACAAGAACCGCCAAAATCGTCATCTTCTGCGCGATTGGCGTGGCTGTTGTGTTCCTGTGGCCCGCCCTCGTACTGTATGGAACAAAGAGTATTCCTGTCTCCAGAACAGTTGTCTTAAAACTGTGTCAAATACAAGATAATTTTTATGTCACTGTCTACCCATTGGTATTCTTCGTGTTTAACGGAGTTTGCACTGTCATCATATTTCTGATTCTGACTGTAATCTATTTACTAGTGGGTATAAAGGTCTGTAGACTCCGGACGTTTCGTTCAAAATCGTGCTCTGTGACGTCAATTTCAGAATTCACGGATGAGGACGATCAACTTTACTTGGGAAACTGTAAAGGAGCAAAGAATTCCGAGCGAGAGTTACAGCCATTGAAAGGCAAAAAAAGACGGCCGGAGAACGGGTCAAAGGACGACATCCCGCCAGCACCGGGCGCAATTAAAGTGGCCCTCAAGACAACCTCCGACACCCTGAAAAAAGCGCGAAAATCCGTGACGGACAAACGCTTCCGACGCGTGAGTAAAACCACCATAATGTTGTTCCTGGTGACCCTGCTGTACGTGATCTGCTTCACGCCGTTTCTTGGGATAGTGTTTCATAGAACGATTCACAAAGACGCGTTCATGACCATGACGCGATCGGAAAAGATGGCGTTCAACGTCATTTTACGTTCCTACCTTCTGAACTGTGCCATTAATCCAATCATTTACTCATTCTGTAACGATCTCTTCAGAAAAGAGTGCGCATACCTCTTTAAGAAGCTGTTCCGTAAAAACTAg